The Helianthus annuus cultivar XRQ/B chromosome 16, HanXRQr2.0-SUNRISE, whole genome shotgun sequence genome includes a window with the following:
- the LOC110916383 gene encoding glycine--tRNA ligase, chloroplastic/mitochondrial 2 isoform X2 — MQQAGISVDTEQRKKIIVEQANYLANGVDGCLVMQSNLLDEVVNLVEAPVPVLGKFSESFLVLPKDLLVMVMQKHQKYFALTDTNESLLRISLLLQMEQLMNQLLGKEMKFYSELDMKMLISFMNWTLVKGFQSSGVN, encoded by the exons ATGCAACAAGCCGGAATTTCTGTAGACACTGAG CAACGGAAGAAAATAATTGTAGAACAAGCCAATTATTTAGCAAATGGTGTTGACGGATGTCTTGTGATGCAAAGCAACTTACTTGATGAG GTTGTAAACCTTGTCGAAGCACCTGTTCCCGTGCTCGGAAAATTCTCAGAGTCGTTCCTAGTGCTCCCGAAAGATCTGTTAGTAATG GTTATGCAGAAGCATCAGAAGTACTTTGCGTTGACGGACACGAACGAAAGTCTGTTGCGTATTTCATTGCT GTTGCAAATGGAGCAATTAATGAATCAGTTGTTAGGAAAGGAAATGAAGTTTTACTCAG AGCTCGATATGAAGATGCTAATTTCTTTTATGAATTGGACACTAGTAAAAGGTTTTCAGAGTTCCGGGGTCAACTGA
- the LOC110916383 gene encoding glycine--tRNA ligase, chloroplastic/mitochondrial 2 isoform X1, whose translation MQQAGISVDTEQRKKIIVEQANYLANGVDGCLVMQSNLLDEVVNLVEAPVPVLGKFSESFLVLPKDLLVMVMQKHQKYFALTDTNESLLRISLLLQMEQLMNQLLGKEMKFYSELDMKMLISFMNWTLVKGETWNDGGQNDTGREYR comes from the exons ATGCAACAAGCCGGAATTTCTGTAGACACTGAG CAACGGAAGAAAATAATTGTAGAACAAGCCAATTATTTAGCAAATGGTGTTGACGGATGTCTTGTGATGCAAAGCAACTTACTTGATGAG GTTGTAAACCTTGTCGAAGCACCTGTTCCCGTGCTCGGAAAATTCTCAGAGTCGTTCCTAGTGCTCCCGAAAGATCTGTTAGTAATG GTTATGCAGAAGCATCAGAAGTACTTTGCGTTGACGGACACGAACGAAAGTCTGTTGCGTATTTCATTGCT GTTGCAAATGGAGCAATTAATGAATCAGTTGTTAGGAAAGGAAATGAAGTTTTACTCAG AGCTCGATATGAAGATGCTAATTTCTTTTATGAATTGGACACTAGTAAAAG GAGAAACTTGGAACGATGGAGGACAAAATGATACGGGTCGAGAGTACCGTTAG
- the LOC110916383 gene encoding glycine--tRNA ligase, chloroplastic/mitochondrial 2 isoform X3, with translation MQQAGISVDTEQRKKIIVEQANYLANGVDGCLVMQSNLLDEVVNLVEAPVPVLGKFSESFLVLPKDLLVMVMQKHQKYFALTDTNESLLRISLLLQMEQLMNQLLGKEMKFYSGETWNDGGQNDTGREYR, from the exons ATGCAACAAGCCGGAATTTCTGTAGACACTGAG CAACGGAAGAAAATAATTGTAGAACAAGCCAATTATTTAGCAAATGGTGTTGACGGATGTCTTGTGATGCAAAGCAACTTACTTGATGAG GTTGTAAACCTTGTCGAAGCACCTGTTCCCGTGCTCGGAAAATTCTCAGAGTCGTTCCTAGTGCTCCCGAAAGATCTGTTAGTAATG GTTATGCAGAAGCATCAGAAGTACTTTGCGTTGACGGACACGAACGAAAGTCTGTTGCGTATTTCATTGCT GTTGCAAATGGAGCAATTAATGAATCAGTTGTTAGGAAAGGAAATGAAGTTTTACTCAG GAGAAACTTGGAACGATGGAGGACAAAATGATACGGGTCGAGAGTACCGTTAG